Proteins co-encoded in one Rhodococcus sp. PAMC28707 genomic window:
- the coaBC gene encoding bifunctional phosphopantothenoylcysteine decarboxylase/phosphopantothenate--cysteine ligase CoaBC, producing MRVVIGVGGGIAAYKSCSLIRSFTEGGHHVRVIPTESALEFVGRATFEALSGNPVHTGVFSDVPEVPHVRLGQEADLVVVAPATADLLARIAGGRADDLLTATLLTARCPVVLAPAMHTEMWEHPATVANVATVRGRGVTVVEPASGRLTGRDTGAGRLPEPSEIFALAMLLAERSDALPQDLSGRRVVVTAGGTREPLDPVRFLGNRSSGKQGYALARVAAQRGADVTLIAGFTTELPDPAAVDVVHVKTARQMQEAVRKFAPDSDVIVMAAAVADFRPATIAASKIKKGADEPDSIPLVRNDDILAGLVESRRNGDIAQATVIVGFAAETGDEQGDVLTYARAKLERKGCDLLVVNAVGEGKAFEVDDNDGWLLGSDGSESALGEGSKALLASRVVDAVVGMLAIQPSDHR from the coding sequence TTGCGCGTAGTCATCGGAGTAGGTGGCGGGATCGCCGCCTACAAGAGCTGTTCCCTCATTCGCAGCTTCACCGAGGGTGGACATCACGTTCGGGTGATCCCCACGGAGTCGGCGCTCGAGTTCGTGGGGCGGGCAACATTCGAAGCGCTGTCCGGTAACCCGGTTCACACCGGAGTCTTTTCCGACGTGCCCGAGGTTCCCCATGTTCGGTTGGGGCAGGAGGCCGACCTCGTGGTCGTCGCGCCTGCCACGGCAGACCTGCTGGCTCGGATCGCAGGCGGGCGGGCGGACGATCTCCTGACCGCCACACTCCTGACCGCGCGTTGCCCAGTTGTTCTCGCACCGGCAATGCACACCGAGATGTGGGAGCACCCGGCGACGGTTGCCAACGTCGCCACCGTGCGTGGTCGCGGTGTCACCGTCGTCGAACCTGCGTCCGGTCGTCTGACGGGCCGCGATACCGGAGCGGGTCGCCTTCCGGAACCGTCCGAGATTTTTGCGCTTGCGATGCTGCTGGCCGAGCGATCGGATGCACTCCCGCAAGATCTGTCCGGTCGCCGAGTCGTCGTGACCGCCGGTGGAACCCGCGAACCGTTGGACCCCGTCCGATTCCTGGGCAACCGAAGTTCGGGTAAGCAGGGATATGCGTTGGCCCGAGTGGCAGCTCAACGTGGCGCCGACGTCACCCTGATCGCTGGTTTCACCACCGAACTTCCAGATCCCGCAGCTGTGGACGTCGTGCATGTGAAGACGGCGCGGCAGATGCAGGAGGCGGTGCGCAAATTCGCCCCTGATTCCGACGTGATCGTGATGGCGGCGGCTGTCGCCGACTTCCGTCCGGCAACGATCGCCGCAAGCAAGATCAAGAAGGGTGCCGACGAACCGGATTCGATCCCGCTGGTTCGAAACGACGACATCTTGGCAGGACTGGTCGAGTCGCGTCGTAACGGGGACATTGCACAAGCCACTGTGATCGTAGGGTTTGCTGCCGAGACCGGTGACGAGCAGGGAGACGTACTCACCTATGCGCGAGCGAAGCTCGAACGTAAGGGATGCGATCTGCTCGTCGTCAACGCGGTAGGGGAGGGAAAAGCGTTCGAGGTCGACGACAACGACGGATGGCTGTTGGGATCCGATGGTTCGGAATCGGCGCTCGGAGAGGGTTCGAAAGCTTTGCTTGCGAGCCGCGTCGTCGACGCAGTTGTCGGCATGCTCGCGATCCAGCCTTCGGATCACCGGTGA
- a CDS encoding primosomal protein N': protein MSGAARTAAEERPIARVLPLLPLAHLDREFDYLVPAEFADSAQPGVRVRIRFAGRLVDGYIVERVESSDHTGKLGWLDRVVSPERVLTPEISALVTAVAARYAGTRADVLRLAVPPRHAKVEGEPSDDMPVIVAPAIDSSAWASYTHGEAFLDALRASRSPRAIWQALPGEDWAHRIAELATVTAASGRSVVVVVPDQRDLDRVASACEAVAGSDAVIALSAGLGPAKRYRRWLAALRRDVSIVVGTRSAVFAPARNLGLLLMWDDGDDGYAEPRSPYSHAREVALLRAHECGCAVVLAGHARTAEAEALVDSGWAHDLLAPREVVRARQPHVIALADSDHALARDPGARAARLPAIAFDAARTALAANLAVLVQVPRGGYVPSLACGKCRNPARCRRCNGPLSLPSAPGADGAGSPTCSWCGVADTNHRCTVCGSRTLRAVVIGAHRTAEELGRAFPGVPVHTSGGSSVLDSVASGPRLVISTVGAEPTTPGGFGAALLLDGWALLGRADLRAAEETLRRWMTAAALVRPGSENGRVVVVAESEIPTVQALVRWDPVGHARSQLEERIEVRFPPAVHVAAIDGTTASITALVEAAGLAEEVEVLGPVDLPDGQRAPAGGGEEVLPGDVQRLLLRVPRNAGGALARSLTEAQAARSARKSTSSIRVQIDPIRIG, encoded by the coding sequence GTGAGCGGCGCAGCGAGAACGGCAGCCGAGGAGCGTCCCATCGCGCGGGTGCTGCCGCTGCTGCCGCTCGCTCACCTCGACCGGGAATTCGACTATCTCGTACCGGCCGAATTCGCCGATAGTGCTCAACCAGGGGTACGGGTTCGAATTCGGTTCGCCGGGAGGCTGGTCGACGGATACATCGTCGAGCGTGTCGAGTCCAGCGATCACACGGGAAAGCTAGGCTGGCTCGACCGTGTCGTCTCTCCCGAGAGGGTCCTGACGCCCGAGATCAGCGCGCTGGTCACTGCCGTCGCCGCGAGATATGCCGGGACGAGAGCCGATGTCCTGCGTCTTGCTGTTCCGCCGCGACACGCCAAGGTCGAAGGGGAGCCTTCTGACGACATGCCGGTCATCGTTGCTCCGGCGATCGATTCGAGTGCGTGGGCGTCGTACACCCACGGCGAGGCTTTCCTCGATGCACTGCGGGCATCGAGGAGTCCGCGGGCGATCTGGCAGGCACTTCCGGGTGAGGATTGGGCTCATCGTATTGCCGAACTCGCCACGGTCACAGCGGCGAGTGGGCGAAGTGTGGTGGTGGTGGTGCCGGATCAACGCGACTTGGATCGCGTAGCGTCGGCCTGCGAGGCGGTGGCCGGCTCGGACGCGGTGATCGCATTGTCCGCAGGTCTCGGACCTGCCAAACGCTACCGACGCTGGTTGGCGGCACTACGACGCGATGTGTCGATCGTCGTCGGCACCAGGAGCGCGGTGTTCGCTCCCGCACGAAATTTGGGTTTGCTGCTCATGTGGGATGACGGTGACGATGGTTACGCTGAACCTCGATCGCCCTATTCACATGCACGGGAGGTGGCGCTGTTGCGGGCGCACGAATGCGGATGTGCGGTCGTATTGGCTGGGCATGCCAGAACTGCCGAGGCCGAGGCGCTCGTGGATTCCGGTTGGGCACACGATCTTCTCGCGCCCCGGGAAGTGGTCCGGGCGCGGCAACCACACGTTATCGCGCTGGCGGACAGTGATCATGCGTTGGCCAGAGACCCGGGGGCACGTGCAGCGCGCTTGCCTGCCATCGCATTCGATGCGGCACGAACAGCATTGGCCGCGAATCTTGCTGTGCTGGTTCAAGTGCCACGCGGCGGGTACGTTCCATCGCTGGCCTGCGGCAAGTGTCGAAATCCCGCGAGATGCCGTCGCTGCAACGGACCGTTGTCATTGCCGTCTGCTCCGGGAGCGGACGGCGCAGGCAGCCCCACCTGCAGTTGGTGCGGCGTCGCCGATACCAACCATCGCTGCACCGTCTGCGGGTCTCGAACCCTGCGGGCAGTTGTCATCGGTGCACATCGAACAGCGGAAGAGTTGGGACGCGCATTTCCTGGCGTGCCGGTCCACACCTCCGGGGGATCATCGGTGCTCGACTCCGTCGCTTCCGGACCGAGGCTGGTCATATCCACTGTGGGAGCCGAACCGACCACGCCCGGTGGGTTCGGTGCTGCTCTACTGCTCGACGGGTGGGCATTGCTCGGCCGCGCCGATTTGCGTGCAGCAGAGGAGACACTTCGCCGATGGATGACGGCCGCAGCTTTGGTTCGGCCCGGTAGCGAGAACGGCCGAGTGGTCGTGGTCGCGGAATCGGAGATTCCGACGGTGCAGGCACTGGTGCGCTGGGATCCGGTCGGGCACGCGCGAAGTCAGCTGGAGGAGCGCATTGAGGTGCGGTTCCCGCCGGCGGTCCATGTTGCGGCGATCGATGGGACGACGGCATCGATCACTGCGCTCGTCGAAGCGGCTGGGCTGGCGGAGGAGGTGGAGGTACTCGGGCCGGTGGATCTCCCTGATGGTCAGCGTGCTCCGGCCGGCGGGGGAGAAGAGGTCCTGCCGGGCGATGTACAACGACTATTGCTTCGGGTGCCCCGTAACGCCGGTGGGGCCCTTGCCCGTTCACTCACAGAGGCGCAGGCCGCCAGGAGTGCCAGGAAGAGTACGTCTTCGATTCGAGTCCAGATCGATCCCATCAGAATCGGTTGA
- the metK gene encoding methionine adenosyltransferase encodes MSKSGSRLFTSESVTEGHPDKICDAISDSILDALLTEDPRARVAVETLVTTGQVHVAGEVNTTAYADIPRIVREKVLEIGYDSSAKGFDGNSCGVNVAIGAQSPEIAQGVDNSHESRVEGLSDDEIDRQGAGDQGLMFGYANTDTPELMPLPIALAHRLARRLTEVRKNGTLPYLRPDGKTQVTIEYDGDQAVRLDTVVVSTQHAADIDLDNLLTPDIRDQVLSAVLADLNIPTLDTSNIRLLVNPTGKFVLGGPMGDAGLTGRKIIVDTYGGMARHGGGAFSGKDPSKVDRSAAYAMRWVAKNAVAAGLADRIEVQVAYAIGKSAPVGLFVETFGTEKTDPVRIQAAIAEVFDLRPGAIIRDLDLLRPIYAPTAAYGHFGRTDISLPWESIDRADKLRAAAGL; translated from the coding sequence GTGAGCAAGTCCGGCAGTCGGCTCTTCACCAGTGAGTCCGTGACAGAGGGTCACCCAGACAAAATTTGTGATGCGATCAGCGACTCGATCCTCGATGCACTTCTCACCGAGGATCCTCGTGCACGCGTGGCAGTGGAGACGTTGGTCACGACCGGCCAGGTCCATGTCGCCGGTGAAGTGAATACCACTGCCTATGCAGACATTCCGAGGATCGTCCGCGAGAAGGTCCTCGAGATCGGCTACGACTCCTCTGCCAAAGGCTTCGACGGCAATTCGTGTGGCGTGAACGTTGCGATCGGTGCTCAGTCTCCGGAAATCGCCCAGGGAGTCGATAATTCACACGAGTCGCGAGTCGAAGGACTCTCCGATGACGAGATCGACCGCCAGGGTGCAGGCGACCAAGGGCTGATGTTCGGGTACGCCAATACCGATACCCCAGAGTTGATGCCGCTTCCGATCGCGTTGGCGCACCGCCTCGCTCGTCGATTGACAGAGGTTCGCAAGAACGGCACTCTGCCGTACCTGCGTCCGGATGGTAAGACTCAGGTCACCATCGAATACGACGGTGATCAGGCAGTACGACTGGACACGGTCGTGGTCTCCACCCAGCACGCGGCCGATATCGACCTGGACAATCTGCTGACGCCGGATATCCGCGACCAGGTCCTCAGTGCCGTGCTCGCAGATCTGAACATCCCCACACTCGACACTTCCAACATCAGACTGCTCGTCAATCCCACCGGCAAGTTCGTTCTCGGCGGACCGATGGGTGATGCTGGGCTGACCGGCCGCAAGATCATCGTCGACACCTATGGCGGCATGGCCCGTCATGGCGGCGGCGCCTTCTCCGGTAAAGATCCGTCCAAGGTCGACCGTAGCGCCGCCTACGCGATGCGATGGGTTGCGAAGAATGCTGTGGCTGCCGGACTTGCCGATCGCATCGAGGTCCAGGTTGCGTACGCAATCGGTAAATCGGCGCCGGTCGGTCTGTTCGTCGAGACCTTCGGAACCGAAAAGACCGACCCCGTGCGGATTCAGGCTGCGATCGCCGAGGTGTTCGATCTACGCCCCGGTGCGATCATTCGTGACCTCGATCTGCTTCGTCCGATCTATGCACCGACCGCCGCATACGGTCACTTCGGCCGAACGGACATTTCGCTGCCGTGGGAGTCGATCGATCGTGCCGACAAGCTGCGCGCTGCCGCCGGTCTTTGA
- a CDS encoding GGDEF domain-containing protein, whose product MAITSPPASAESEYSVLRRTAAYLAVVAAVVAIVSSGILPKDLSVVLDDLAQLICGTAAASICWYTARHRTGAERRWRVLMAAGMACWSAGMMTWALYRSVLHTALPSPSYADIGFFLLPIFSVSALLAVVGQSPRRAAVGPTHAWITSVLDGMVIVGSLFVLSWSTALGHVVRSEETNSLRFLVASMYPITDLVLVVMVALLAVVADVPRRYRAQLSLLGAGLVCVATSDSLYAYLVAIGAEEMPLVADAGFIAGPVLVALAASVPTGRRPDGTVRIEHSNGRPSTRSTSPRSSLVSLASDRTQLLLPYALIALIGTFLGAQWAAHGSVDTVVLALFFAVVVLSLARQVMTLLQNDTLLRRLSEAQAELSFRAHHDGLTGLLNRSAFDEHLSTVIDLHNTSGRLGVLLLIDLDNFKAINDRLGHGAGDRLLEILSNRLADAVDGGEHGGIVARFGGDEFTVLIPAGIDAGCRAAKEIVDALRKPQKIEGYTVSIGASVGVVELNVFDGDVTADTVVRSADRAMYEAKKSGKAGVFTYDCDGALRMVYNLDDTAAAFDWWPNHRSPDIQRISFCSGNQGSLGISPKIVAGEPDPARLIGPPTRT is encoded by the coding sequence TTGGCCATCACCAGCCCCCCGGCCTCGGCCGAGTCCGAATACTCGGTGCTCCGACGAACAGCGGCTTACCTCGCTGTCGTTGCAGCCGTAGTCGCCATCGTCTCATCCGGAATTCTGCCGAAAGACCTCTCCGTCGTCCTGGACGACCTCGCACAACTGATCTGTGGCACCGCAGCCGCTTCGATCTGTTGGTACACGGCCAGGCATCGCACCGGAGCCGAGCGAAGGTGGCGGGTTCTGATGGCTGCGGGTATGGCCTGCTGGTCGGCAGGGATGATGACGTGGGCTCTGTACCGTTCAGTTCTTCACACGGCACTGCCGTCGCCGTCGTATGCAGACATCGGATTCTTTCTGCTTCCGATCTTCTCTGTCTCAGCACTCCTCGCGGTCGTCGGACAGTCGCCGCGCCGCGCCGCGGTCGGCCCCACTCATGCTTGGATCACCTCGGTGCTCGACGGCATGGTGATCGTCGGCTCACTGTTCGTACTGTCATGGTCCACCGCGTTGGGACACGTCGTACGATCCGAGGAAACGAATTCCTTGCGATTTCTCGTCGCATCGATGTACCCGATCACCGACCTCGTACTTGTCGTCATGGTCGCTCTACTCGCTGTGGTCGCTGACGTTCCTCGCCGTTACCGCGCACAACTGTCGCTGCTCGGCGCCGGACTCGTGTGCGTGGCAACCTCGGACAGTCTGTATGCCTACCTCGTCGCCATCGGCGCCGAGGAGATGCCGTTGGTTGCCGACGCAGGCTTCATCGCAGGACCCGTTCTGGTTGCTCTCGCCGCGTCCGTCCCTACAGGTAGACGCCCCGACGGTACGGTTCGGATCGAACATTCGAATGGTCGACCGAGCACTCGGTCCACATCGCCCCGGTCTTCGCTCGTTTCGTTGGCCAGTGATCGAACGCAACTATTGCTCCCCTACGCGTTGATCGCGCTGATCGGCACGTTTCTCGGCGCGCAATGGGCGGCCCATGGTTCCGTCGATACCGTGGTGCTCGCACTGTTCTTCGCCGTGGTGGTGCTCTCGCTGGCCCGTCAGGTAATGACATTGCTGCAAAACGACACACTCCTACGACGATTGTCCGAAGCGCAGGCGGAGCTCAGCTTCCGAGCACATCACGACGGATTGACCGGCCTGCTCAACCGATCCGCATTCGACGAGCACCTGAGCACAGTGATCGACCTCCACAACACGAGCGGACGACTTGGCGTGTTGCTCTTGATCGACTTGGACAACTTCAAGGCCATCAACGATCGCCTCGGCCACGGTGCCGGAGACCGCTTGCTCGAGATTCTTTCGAATCGGTTGGCGGACGCGGTCGACGGCGGCGAACATGGGGGCATCGTCGCCCGATTCGGAGGCGACGAATTCACCGTACTGATTCCCGCGGGTATCGACGCCGGGTGCCGCGCCGCGAAAGAGATTGTCGACGCACTTCGTAAGCCGCAAAAAATCGAGGGCTACACAGTGTCGATCGGCGCAAGCGTGGGAGTGGTCGAGTTGAACGTTTTCGACGGCGACGTGACGGCAGATACCGTGGTTCGTAGTGCGGATCGGGCCATGTACGAGGCAAAGAAGAGCGGTAAGGCGGGGGTCTTCACCTACGATTGCGACGGCGCTCTGCGGATGGTGTACAACCTGGACGATACGGCTGCGGCATTCGACTGGTGGCCGAACCACCGCAGCCCTGACATCCAGCGGATTTCGTTCTGTTCAGGTAATCAGGGAAGCCTCGGGATCAGTCCGAAAATCGTTGCGGGTGAACCCGACCCGGCTCGGTTGATCGGACCTCCGACCAGAACATGA
- the mihF gene encoding integration host factor, actinobacterial type, translating to MALPQLTAEQRAAALEKAAFARKTRAELKERLKRGGTDLQQVLKDAETDEILGKMKVSALLEALPKVGKVKAQELMTELEIAPTRRLRGLGDRQRKALLTKFDFEA from the coding sequence GTGGCCCTTCCCCAGTTGACCGCAGAGCAGCGAGCAGCCGCTTTGGAGAAGGCGGCCTTCGCCCGTAAAACAAGAGCCGAGCTCAAAGAGCGTCTCAAGCGAGGCGGCACCGACCTGCAGCAAGTGTTGAAGGATGCCGAAACCGACGAGATTCTCGGCAAGATGAAGGTGTCGGCACTTTTGGAAGCACTTCCCAAGGTCGGCAAGGTCAAGGCCCAGGAATTGATGACCGAGTTGGAGATTGCACCGACTCGTCGTCTACGTGGTCTCGGTGACCGACAGCGCAAGGCGCTGTTGACGAAGTTCGATTTCGAAGCCTGA
- the gmk gene encoding guanylate kinase: MSDSDASPSGRGRLIVLSGPSGVGKSSVVRVVRRTLPELWFSVSVTTRAPRPGEVDGEDYHFVTADEFDRMVEADELLEWASVHGGLHRSGTPAAPVEEALERGHPVLLELDLAGARAVRVSKPEALLVFMAPPTWEDLVQRLTSRATEESDATERRLQTARVELAAQNEFDTIIVNADVDHSCDELVSLLVGRSSVG; this comes from the coding sequence GTGTCCGACAGTGACGCGTCACCGAGTGGGAGGGGTCGGCTCATCGTGTTGTCCGGTCCCTCCGGCGTCGGTAAGTCCAGCGTCGTTCGAGTTGTACGACGGACACTGCCCGAGTTGTGGTTCAGCGTTTCCGTAACCACCCGGGCGCCGCGACCCGGCGAGGTCGACGGCGAGGACTATCACTTCGTGACTGCCGACGAGTTCGATCGCATGGTCGAGGCAGACGAATTACTCGAGTGGGCGAGTGTGCACGGTGGTCTGCACCGCTCCGGCACGCCGGCCGCCCCCGTAGAGGAGGCCTTGGAGCGAGGACATCCGGTGCTGCTCGAACTCGATCTCGCCGGTGCACGTGCCGTCCGGGTGTCCAAGCCCGAAGCTCTGTTGGTGTTCATGGCACCACCTACCTGGGAAGATCTCGTGCAGCGCCTGACGTCCAGGGCGACCGAAGAATCGGATGCTACCGAGCGGCGACTTCAGACCGCACGGGTCGAATTGGCGGCACAGAACGAGTTCGACACGATCATTGTCAATGCCGATGTCGACCATTCGTGCGATGAGTTGGTATCCTTGTTGGTCGGTAGGTCTTCGGTCGGTTGA
- the pyrF gene encoding orotidine-5'-phosphate decarboxylase, with translation MTVGGWLDRLRTATASRGRLCVGIDPHPALLDAWGLPRNADGLETFAEICVEAFVGEIAVVKPQVAFFEAYGSAGFAVLERTITVLRDAGTMVIADAKRGDIGTTMRAYAQTWLGEGSPLSSDAVTVSPYLGFDSLTETFEVASAHGRGVFVLARTSNPEGSSVQLAESNERSVAQAIVDGSRTVGRDGLGTVGLVVGATRDHGLDLEGFDGPILAPGLGAQGAEVGDLRHIFGDCLQLLLPSSSRGVLAAGPTVGALQDAARTLRDEIETALA, from the coding sequence ATGACCGTCGGCGGGTGGTTGGATCGACTCCGCACCGCGACCGCCTCGCGGGGTCGACTCTGTGTCGGCATCGACCCGCATCCGGCACTGCTCGACGCGTGGGGTCTGCCCAGGAACGCCGACGGGCTGGAGACATTCGCGGAGATATGCGTCGAGGCCTTCGTCGGTGAGATCGCCGTCGTGAAGCCCCAAGTCGCATTCTTCGAGGCCTACGGCAGCGCAGGCTTTGCGGTGTTGGAACGCACGATCACGGTGTTGCGGGACGCCGGCACGATGGTGATCGCCGACGCGAAGCGTGGGGATATCGGTACCACCATGCGCGCGTATGCGCAGACATGGTTGGGGGAGGGGAGCCCTTTGTCTTCGGATGCGGTAACGGTATCGCCGTATCTGGGATTCGACTCCTTGACCGAGACGTTCGAGGTGGCTTCGGCTCACGGGAGAGGCGTCTTCGTTCTCGCTCGGACATCGAATCCCGAAGGCTCTTCGGTGCAGTTGGCCGAAAGCAACGAACGATCGGTTGCGCAAGCGATCGTCGACGGATCACGAACTGTCGGTCGTGACGGTCTCGGCACGGTGGGCCTCGTCGTCGGTGCCACCCGAGATCACGGTCTGGACCTCGAGGGCTTCGATGGACCGATTCTCGCACCGGGTCTCGGTGCTCAGGGCGCCGAGGTCGGCGATTTGCGGCATATCTTCGGGGATTGCCTACAGCTGCTGCTGCCCAGTTCGTCCCGCGGAGTGCTTGCTGCCGGGCCGACGGTCGGCGCCCTCCAAGACGCCGCTCGAACGCTGCGCGATGAGATCGAGACTGCATTGGCTTAG
- a CDS encoding cyclase family protein, whose protein sequence is MKRRQLIRRVATGLAVVAGARLAGPTLAQAAPGTGSADLPGFGIPLDRLLKIVSLSHVNDPATTPIFPGDPEFVLETAATVAEDGFYIQNVREGEHTGSHWGAPAHFQEGGLTADQLAPEDLFLPAVKIDVREKSAANADYAVTVADLQEWETVNGRIPSGAAVLLWTGWDERWGSDTYANADAQGVSHQPGFSADAAQWLIDTGRLADRGALGTDTFGPDLGNDETYPVSVKLYDRRRISLENLTNLGSLPSTGAHVLVGGPINRAGSGSPATIFGLIPRLP, encoded by the coding sequence ATGAAAAGACGACAGCTGATTCGACGCGTGGCAACAGGTTTGGCAGTAGTTGCGGGCGCACGTTTGGCGGGTCCCACGCTTGCGCAGGCGGCGCCGGGAACGGGTTCGGCAGATCTTCCCGGGTTCGGGATCCCCTTGGATCGCTTGCTGAAGATCGTCTCGCTTTCCCACGTCAACGACCCGGCCACGACACCGATATTCCCAGGTGATCCCGAGTTCGTTCTGGAGACTGCCGCCACCGTAGCCGAAGACGGGTTCTACATCCAGAACGTCAGAGAAGGCGAACACACGGGTTCACATTGGGGCGCACCGGCTCACTTCCAAGAAGGCGGGCTCACCGCAGACCAACTCGCGCCGGAAGATCTGTTCCTGCCTGCAGTGAAAATAGATGTTCGTGAGAAGTCGGCCGCGAATGCAGATTACGCAGTCACGGTCGCAGACCTTCAGGAATGGGAGACGGTCAACGGCCGTATCCCGTCAGGCGCTGCAGTCCTGTTATGGACCGGGTGGGATGAGCGGTGGGGCTCGGATACGTACGCCAACGCCGATGCGCAGGGTGTGAGCCATCAGCCCGGCTTCTCTGCGGACGCCGCGCAATGGCTCATCGATACGGGCCGACTTGCTGATCGAGGAGCGTTGGGAACCGATACGTTCGGTCCTGATCTCGGCAACGACGAGACCTATCCGGTATCGGTCAAACTGTACGACCGGCGCAGAATCAGTTTGGAAAATCTCACCAACCTGGGTTCTTTGCCGAGCACCGGGGCTCATGTTCTGGTCGGAGGTCCGATCAACCGAGCCGGGTCGGGTTCACCCGCAACGATTTTCGGACTGATCCCGAGGCTTCCCTGA
- the rpoZ gene encoding DNA-directed RNA polymerase subunit omega produces the protein MSSTSAAVSDFDGSSVLPAYDTPLGITNPPIDELLARTSSKYALVIYAAKRARQINDYYNQLGDGILEYVGPLVEPGLQEKPLSIALREIHADLLEHSEGE, from the coding sequence GTGAGCAGCACTTCAGCGGCCGTGTCCGATTTCGACGGATCCAGCGTTCTGCCGGCCTACGACACGCCGCTCGGCATCACGAATCCCCCCATCGACGAACTTCTGGCGCGCACGTCGTCGAAGTACGCTCTCGTGATCTATGCGGCCAAGCGGGCCCGTCAGATCAACGATTACTACAACCAGCTCGGCGACGGCATCCTCGAGTACGTCGGCCCCTTGGTCGAGCCGGGTCTGCAGGAGAAGCCGCTCTCGATCGCACTCCGGGAGATCCATGCCGATCTCCTCGAGCATTCCGAAGGCGAATAA